One region of Myxocyprinus asiaticus isolate MX2 ecotype Aquarium Trade chromosome 38, UBuf_Myxa_2, whole genome shotgun sequence genomic DNA includes:
- the crb2a gene encoding protein crumbs homolog 2a, translating into MPQITSFKTNLILNLLTKMSIFCSGSSELCASSPCQNGATCVDTMDGYVCLCSREGVRYMGKDCEELYDACVFVKCEGCVSELGTEHHTCPGDVNECESGPCVGALSECVDELNGYRCLCPPGFGGEDCSHQITDCIDDPCLNNGTCKRVVDGFECTCSSGFSGEICEEDLDECASHPCQNGAICLDGANMYHCFCVPGYQGHNCEIDINECASRPCWNNGTCINEKDRYICECFLGYTGVNCELEIDECESNPCQNGASCHDLVRLYTCDCVQGFEGPDCEINIDDCESDPCQNGGVCHDLIDSYECQCEGTGFMGDHCEEDIPECASDPCQHGATCLEGINHYSCTCWPGFEGNNCELDIDECADAPCENDGKCFEKSNPDHWVTDWKFTYATVAGYICQCQPGYTGENCSVDINECESKPCHNGGSCEDMVNGYMCLCAEGFAGLECEVNIDECESAPCLNGGVCEDGIAKYKCHCAEAKEGLLPWGGPQCSVQLLGCIEHVCQNGATCQPRFDREAHGHTCLCPPGFYDDVCSTPTTFSFSSPSFFLFEVPPLRRRRDTEHWRTLKVSLRFRTTLPDMLLFFRGSTELFVCLEIVGGELHTRAVSGTGESLEEQLPGLVSDGDWHEATVSIDEQAKKLVLQVKGPGCDNQACRAEDKLPDDHGPFLHHEGLTKVYVGGVPEEYLEFTLTGHGFLGCMEDLQVDGHPVLPHDLGDEEVSIEVGCMKTEWCQVDQHPCSQHGHCIDLWTSYQCDCYRPHHGHDCSQEYPSYTFSHRDSTSFLAFELLSDIGKNFTVSFFLRSLKMSGMLLQLRRAGLQGTEGEDPYFTIFLKMGRVHVTSVAEAPVLSSPVFVCNGEKLLLHVDVQEGQVFFNHGGLRYGLGSLPELEVLGGDLVYVGGVPGEEDVTEWGGHFKGCLQDLRLDDVYLDGETWNETLRETVYISSDAENVRPGCVSDDTCKVQPCLNGGECTVTWNDFTCSCTRDFTGKTCETRVWCVSDPCVNGGRCVDLFDGFECIANATFDNTPLHYSAKGSLVAPVENVTMELRTRQVNGVLLRAWRGAELFLIGLLDSSILVELHNENMEPVIFSGQRHIADGNWHHLLVAMAQPDRDTSPWVILVDGIIDGSSAPLLAGSLHFLKDRSSEVALAEIYTGCLGTVRVGGVNIPFVDNVKPPQTSRFWRRQDERVHIGCFGAPVCHSHPCRHGGTCVDLFNMFGCQCPSGWEGATCEKETDECASEPCVHGKCKDKLNGFDCMCHLGYTGPTCSENVDDCKRSQCKNGGTCMDGVNDYTCYCPPKYSGTRCQFNYPPLKCELDVECENDGVCRDTQWGANCTCSPGFTGERCESEIDECASSPCLNGGSCLDRLNRFQCLCPAGFSGQFCETNKQAQKDRIPWLVIVVPLVCGCVLLAAIGLMFMLMTARRKRQSEGMYSPSQQEVAGARLEMDSMLKVPPEERLI; encoded by the exons ATGCCTCAGATC ACAAGTTTTAAAACAAATCTTATTTTAAATTTACTGACGAAAATGA GTATATTCTGTTCAGGATCATCTGAATTGTGTGCATCATCTCCTTGCCAAAATGGGGCGACTTGTGTGGATACGATGGACggctatgtgtgtctgtgttcaagGGAGGGTGTTCGGTACATGGGGAAGGACTGCGAAGAGCTATatgatgcatgtgtgtttgttaaaTGTGAAGGGTGTGTGAGCGAACTGGGCACTGAGCACCACACCTGCCCAGGGGACGTAAACGAGTGTGAAAGTGGACCATGTGTAGGTGCGCTCTCCGAGTGTGTGGATGAACTTAATGGCTACAGGTGCCTGTGCCCACCTGGTTTTGGAGGAGAGGACTGCAGTCATCAAATCACAGACTGCATCGATGATCCCTGCCTCAACAACGGCACCTGCAAGCGGGTAGTGGATGGATTTGAGTGTACTTGTTCAAGTGGTTTTAGTGGTGAGATCTGCGAAGAAGATCTGGATGAGTGTGCGTCACACCCCTGTCAGAACGGCGCCATTTGTCTGGACGGGGCCAACATGTATCACTGCTTCTGTGTACCGGGATACCAAGGACACAACTGTGAGATTGACATCAACGAGTGTGCATCCCGACCTTGCTGGAACAATGGGACCTGTATTAATGAGAAAGACCGGTACATTTGTGAATGCTTTCTGGGATATACAG GGGTGAACTGTGAGCTGGAGATTGATGAATGTGAGTCAAACCCCTGTCAAAATGGGGCCTCTTGCCACGACCTAGTTAGGCTGTACACCTGTGACTGTGTTCAGGGATTTGAAGGTCCCGACTGTGAGATCAATATCGATGATTGTGAGAGTGATCCATGCCAGAATGGAGGAGTCTGCCATGATCTCATCGACAG tTATGAGTGTCAGTGTGAAGGCACTGGATTTATGGGAGACCACTGTGAGGAGGATATTCCTGAATGTGCATCAGATCCATGCCAACACGGAGCAACTTGTCTGGAGGGCATTAATCATTACAGCTGTACCTGTTGGCCAG GTTTTGAGGGCAACAACTGTGAATTGGATATAGATGAATGTGCTGATGCTCCCTGTGAGAATGATGGCAAATGCTTTGAGAAGTCAAATCCAGATCACTGGGTAACAGACTGGAAGTTCACCTATGCAACAGTCGCTGGTTACATCTGCCAGTGCCAACCAGGATATACAG GAGAGAACTGTTCAGTAGACATAAACGAGTGTGAGTCTAAGCCGTGTCACAACGGAGGAAGCTGTGAGGACATGGTAAATGGATACATGTGTTTGTGCGCGGAGGGGTTCGCAG GTTTGGAGTGTGAGGTCAATATAGACGAGTGTGAGAGCGCCCCCTGCCTGAACGGAGGTGTATGTGAAGATGGAATTGCTAAATACAAGTGCCACTGTGCAGAAGCCAAAGAAGGACTCCTGCCCTGGGGTGGACCCCAGTGCAGCGTGCAACTGCTTGGTTGCATTGAGCACGTATGCCAAAATGGCGCCACCTGCCAGCCACGGTTTGACAGAGAGGCACATGGACACACCTGTCTTTGCCCACCTGGTTTCTACGATGATGTCTGCTCTACACCCACCACATTCTCTTTCTCCTCACCAAGTTTCTTCTTGTTTGAAGTGCCACCACTTCGCAGAAGGAGAGACACGGAACACTGGCGCACCCTGAAGGTCAGTCTGCGCTTTCGCACCACACTGCCTGATATGCTGCTGTTCTTTCGTGGAAGTACTGAACTCTTTGTGTGCCTGGAGATTGTTGGGGGTGAGCTGCATACCAGGGCAGTGTCAGGGACTGGGGAATCACTGGAGGAACAATTGCCAGGCCTTGTAAGTGATGGGGATTGGCATGAGGCTACTGTGAGCATTGATGAACAGGCTAAAAAGCTTGTGCTACAAGTTAAAGGTCCAGGATGTGACAACCAAGCATGCAGAGCTGAAGACAAGCTACCAGATGACCATGGACCATTCCTGCACCATGAAGGACTTACAAAGGTATATGTGGGTGGAGTACCAGAGGAGTATCTGGAGTTTACCTTGACTGGCCATGGCTTTTTGGGCTGTATGGAGGACCTACAGGTGGATGGTCATCCTGTCCTGCCCCATGATCTGGGTGATGAGGAAGTGAGTATAGAGGTGGGCTGTATGAAGACAGAATGGTGCCAGGTGGACCAACACCCCTGTTCTCAACATGGGCATTGCATCGACCTCTGGACGAGCTACCAATGTGACTGCTACAGACCACATCATGGGCACGACTGCAGCCAAG AGTACCCCTCATATACATTCAGTCACAGGGACTCCACAAGCTTTCTTGCATTTGAGCTGCTGTCTGATATCGGCAAGAACTTCACTGTGTCATTCTTCCTGCGATCACTCAAGATGAGTGGAATGTTACTTCAGTTACGTAGGGCAGGGCTTCAGGGCACAGAAGGGGAGGATCCTTACTTTACCATCTTCCTGAAAATGGGACGAGTGCATGTGACCTCTGTGGCTGAGGCACCTGTTTTATCATCACCAGTTTTTGTCTGTAATGGAGAAAAACTACTGCTGCATGTAGACGTACAAGAAGGCCAGGTGTTCTTCAATCACGGAGGGTTGCGCTATGGACTTGGCTCACTGCCTGAACTGGAAGTTTTGGGTGGAGACCTGGTGTATGTGGGTGGGGTCCCAGGTGAAGAGGATGTAACTGAGTGGGGGGGTCACTTTAAGGGCTGCTTGCAGGATCTGAGACTAGATGATGTGTATCTGGATGGGGAAACATGGAATGAAACCCTTAGAGAGACTGTTTATATCTCCAGTGATGCAGAAAATGTACGACCTGGATGTGTCAGTGATGACACATGCAAG GTGCAGCCCTGCTTGAATGGTGGTGAATGTACAGTCACATGGAATGACTTTACATGTTCCTGTACACGAGATTTCACTGGAAAAACGTGTGAAACCAGAGTTTGGTGTGTGAGCGACCCATGTGTGAATGGCGGGCGCTGCGTGGATCTGTTCGATGGTTTTGAGT GTATTGCTAATGCAACTTTCGACAACACTCCGCTTCACTACAGTGCAAAAGGATCTCTAGTTGCCCCAGTTGAAAATGTTACTATGGAACTGCGAACGAGGCAGGTAAACGGTGTTCTACTGCGCGCGTGGAGAGGGGCTGAGCTTTTCCTGATTGGCCTGTTGGACTCAAGCATTTTGGTGGAGCTTCATAACGAGAACATGGAACCAGTGATCTTCTCTGGGCAGAGACACATTGCCGATGGCAACTGGCATCACCTGCTGGTTGCCATGGCCCAGCCAGACCGCGATACATCGCCGTGGGTCATTTTGGTGGACGGCATCATTGATGGCAGCAGTGCCCCGTTGCTAGCTGGTAGTCTGCATTTTCTTAAAGACAGATCAAGTGAGGTGGCATTGGCAGAGATATATACAGGATGTTTAGGCACTGTGAGAGTGGGCGGGGTCAACATTCCATTTGTAGACAACGTCAAACCACCACAAACATCACGGTTTTGGCGCCGACAGGACGAGCGTGTGCACATAGGGTGCTTTGGAGCTCCGGTATGCCACTCTCATCCCTGCAGGCATGGTGGCACTTgtgtagatctcttcaatatgTTTGGATGCCAGTGCCCATCTGGCTGGGAAGGGGCCACCTGTGAGAAGGAAACAGATGAGTGTGCTTCGGAACCCTGTGTCCATGGCAAGTGCAAGGACAAGTTGAATGGGTTTGACTGCATGTGTCACCTAGGCTATACTGGACCGACATGCTCAGAAAATGTAGACGACTGCAAAAGGTCACAATGTAAGAACGGAGGAACCTGCATGGACGGAGTTAACGACTACACCTGTTACTGTCCACCAAAGTACAGCGGAACACGTTGCCA GTTTAACTACCCTCCTCTAAAGTGTGAGCTGGACGTAGAG